One stretch of Aquisalimonas asiatica DNA includes these proteins:
- the rlmKL gene encoding bifunctional 23S rRNA (guanine(2069)-N(7))-methyltransferase RlmK/23S rRNA (guanine(2445)-N(2))-methyltransferase RlmL, whose product MSNVPQYFATSPGGFEGLLAGELAAMGAESVSEQRGGVRFSGGLEVAYRACLWSRVANRVLLPVAQFDAADGDALYAGARAVDWAALMQPGMTIAVDFGGLRPAVEHTHYGSLRVKDAVVDAFRDATGARPDVDVEGAGFRINAHQVGEDVTLAVDLSGGSLHRRGYRRAGVAAPLKENLAAGILLRADWPAIAARGGGFVDPFCGSGTLLVEAALMAGDVAPGLLRPQWGFAGWRGHDPALWQGLLDEAQARRDRGLPSLPAIVGYDQDTRAVRTALASVEAAGLVGRVHVERRELADAEPPRRGRGAGLVATNPPYGERIGSDRSLLPLYARLGELLRSRFPGWSAMVLNGAGLEIGLKPERSWMVRNGPIKCRLERFAIREEDTGAGAEEAASLANRVRKNHRRLKSWLKQSGVSCYRLYDADVPEFALAVDYYRTLEDGPWLHVQEYAPPATVDAQDAARRLRAAVAALPDATGVAPGQIAFKVRQRQKGRQQYQRQAQTGRFHTVMDGDARALVNFTDYLDTGLFLDHRPVRQWIGANATGGAFLNLFAYTGMATVHAALGGALTTTSVDLSGTYLDWTRRNLEANGHGEGPAHRLVRADCLSWLREAARRRAETYELILLDPPSFSNSKRMQDTLDIQRDHPELIALAAQLLTDDGLLIFSTNRRRFRLDAGALGGLRVEDRSDWSIPPDFQRNRGIHRCWFIRR is encoded by the coding sequence ATGTCGAACGTTCCGCAGTATTTCGCCACCAGCCCGGGCGGGTTCGAGGGCCTGCTCGCTGGCGAACTCGCCGCCATGGGCGCCGAAAGTGTGTCCGAGCAGCGCGGCGGTGTGCGCTTCAGTGGTGGGCTGGAGGTGGCGTACCGCGCCTGCCTGTGGTCACGGGTGGCGAACCGGGTGCTGCTGCCGGTGGCACAGTTTGACGCCGCCGACGGCGATGCGCTTTACGCCGGTGCCCGTGCCGTGGACTGGGCTGCGCTGATGCAGCCCGGGATGACCATCGCCGTGGATTTCGGCGGTCTGCGACCGGCGGTGGAGCACACCCACTACGGCAGCCTGCGGGTCAAGGATGCCGTGGTGGACGCCTTTCGTGACGCGACCGGGGCGCGCCCGGATGTGGACGTGGAGGGCGCCGGGTTCCGCATCAATGCGCATCAGGTGGGCGAGGACGTCACGCTCGCCGTGGACCTCTCCGGCGGCAGTCTGCACCGGCGTGGCTACCGTCGTGCGGGGGTGGCGGCGCCGCTGAAGGAGAACCTGGCCGCGGGCATTCTGCTGCGCGCGGACTGGCCGGCCATCGCGGCCCGGGGTGGCGGCTTCGTGGACCCGTTCTGCGGCTCCGGCACCCTGCTGGTGGAAGCGGCGCTCATGGCCGGTGATGTGGCGCCGGGGCTGCTGCGGCCGCAGTGGGGATTCGCCGGCTGGCGGGGGCATGACCCGGCCCTCTGGCAGGGGTTGCTCGACGAGGCGCAGGCGCGCCGCGACCGGGGGCTGCCGTCGCTGCCGGCCATCGTGGGGTACGACCAGGACACCCGGGCCGTACGCACCGCGCTGGCCTCGGTGGAGGCGGCGGGCCTGGTGGGGCGGGTGCACGTGGAGCGTCGTGAACTGGCGGACGCCGAGCCACCGCGCCGTGGCCGGGGCGCGGGGCTGGTGGCCACCAACCCGCCCTATGGCGAGCGCATTGGTAGTGATCGCAGCCTGCTGCCGCTCTACGCCCGCCTGGGCGAATTGCTGCGTTCGCGCTTTCCCGGCTGGAGCGCCATGGTGCTCAACGGTGCCGGCCTGGAGATCGGGCTGAAACCCGAGCGCAGCTGGATGGTGCGCAACGGGCCCATCAAGTGCCGGCTGGAGCGGTTCGCCATTCGTGAGGAGGACACGGGTGCAGGCGCGGAGGAGGCGGCATCGCTCGCCAACCGCGTGCGCAAGAACCACCGCCGGCTCAAGTCCTGGCTCAAACAATCCGGCGTGAGCTGCTACCGGCTCTACGATGCGGACGTGCCCGAGTTTGCCCTGGCGGTGGACTACTACCGCACCCTGGAGGACGGGCCGTGGCTGCACGTCCAGGAGTACGCGCCGCCGGCGACCGTGGATGCCCAGGATGCCGCGAGGCGGCTGCGCGCCGCCGTGGCGGCGCTGCCCGATGCAACCGGTGTCGCTCCCGGTCAGATTGCGTTCAAGGTGCGCCAGCGGCAGAAGGGCCGGCAGCAGTATCAGCGCCAGGCGCAGACCGGCCGTTTCCACACCGTCATGGACGGCGACGCCCGGGCGCTGGTGAATTTCACCGACTACCTGGATACCGGCCTGTTTCTCGATCACCGGCCCGTGCGCCAGTGGATCGGAGCCAACGCCACCGGGGGCGCGTTCCTGAACCTGTTCGCCTACACCGGCATGGCGACGGTGCATGCGGCGCTCGGCGGTGCCCTGACCACCACCAGCGTGGATCTCTCCGGCACGTATCTGGACTGGACACGCCGTAACCTGGAGGCAAACGGCCATGGAGAGGGGCCGGCGCACCGGCTGGTGCGGGCCGATTGCCTGAGCTGGCTGCGGGAGGCTGCAAGGCGGCGGGCCGAGACATACGAACTCATCCTGCTCGATCCGCCGAGCTTCTCCAATTCCAAGCGCATGCAGGACACGCTGGACATCCAGCGCGATCACCCGGAGTTGATCGCCCTCGCCGCGCAGTTGCTGACCGATGATGGCCTGCTGATCTTCTCCACCAACCGGCGGCGGTTCCGGCTCGATGCCGGGGCCCTCGGCGGGTTGCGCGTCGAGGACCGGAGCGACTGGTCGATTCCCCCGGACTTCCAGCGCAACCGTGGCATCCACCGCTGTTGGTTCATACGGCGCTAG
- a CDS encoding bile acid:sodium symporter family protein encodes MAEGPLIDIGLPIALFIIMIGMGMTLRPLDFKDVAVYPKAMVVGTVAQIAVLPLVAFALIGLLSLPAAIAVGLVVIAACPGGTTSNVYAFVARGHVALSIVLTVLASLITIVTLPLVTNFALDLYLGADERVRLPVLQTIATLVVIVLVPVLIGMVIRARATAFAQRVENLVSLFGLLVLAALIAAIVIQTGDEIWDLLRVAGPAALLLNLAGMGIGLASGRLFRLRTTEAVTLATELGIKNGTLGLMITLTLLESSAMSIPSAVYSLFMFPLGFLMIAYGRRAVRQAAAA; translated from the coding sequence ATGGCTGAAGGGCCTCTGATCGACATCGGGCTGCCCATTGCCCTGTTCATCATCATGATCGGCATGGGCATGACCCTGCGGCCACTGGATTTCAAGGATGTGGCCGTCTATCCGAAAGCCATGGTCGTCGGGACCGTGGCGCAGATTGCCGTGCTGCCGCTGGTCGCCTTCGCCCTGATTGGTCTGCTGAGTCTGCCGGCGGCCATCGCCGTCGGCCTGGTGGTAATCGCCGCCTGCCCCGGTGGTACCACCTCCAACGTCTACGCCTTCGTGGCCCGCGGTCACGTGGCGCTGTCCATCGTGCTCACCGTCCTCGCCAGCCTGATCACCATCGTCACGCTGCCGCTGGTGACCAACTTCGCCCTGGATCTGTATCTGGGCGCAGACGAGCGCGTCCGGCTGCCCGTGCTGCAGACCATCGCGACGCTGGTGGTAATCGTCCTTGTTCCGGTCCTCATCGGCATGGTGATCCGGGCCCGGGCCACTGCATTCGCACAGCGCGTGGAGAACCTGGTGAGCCTGTTCGGACTGCTGGTGCTGGCCGCGCTTATCGCCGCCATCGTCATCCAGACCGGGGACGAGATCTGGGACCTGCTGCGCGTGGCCGGGCCGGCGGCGCTGCTGCTCAACCTCGCCGGCATGGGCATCGGTCTCGCCAGCGGCCGGCTGTTCCGGCTGCGCACGACGGAGGCGGTCACCCTGGCGACGGAGCTTGGCATCAAGAACGGGACACTGGGACTGATGATCACGCTGACCCTGCTTGAATCCAGCGCCATGTCCATTCCGTCCGCGGTCTACAGCCTGTTCATGTTCCCGCTCGGCTTTCTCATGATCGCGTACGGCCGGCGCGCGGTTCGCCAGGCAGCTGCCGCCTGA